Proteins encoded in a region of the Buteo buteo chromosome 11, bButBut1.hap1.1, whole genome shotgun sequence genome:
- the LOC142037470 gene encoding caspase recruitment domain-containing protein 8-like isoform X2: MAERETMAEQQPAADSPDKFSIVIKTLFGKTFAVPVSLDDSVGEVKDKLIAQDSSLSHERGRLIYHSRDMEDNLTLRHYEITPMSSLYYIQRLRGGSGPVKYQSLATDLSPRKLVADPHKSLTDEASGSGQECYHLLDLDPPLQTKCLCRRGEVPPEVTPEITQDLKRRTVYRAHLPGAGIFQCSITGLSFEVKSAVTITYRYATWTRHLSKADQETWSPAGPLFHIEVQPGVVLSVHLPHFICLSALGELLQPEPFPQRVVPQGPAFPRSDRHLWGHASGAAWTFPWSRKHLWGHQTAPMQFRAWASEDVNTSLFCIAHFKSGTMILERLSGLMCFSAALENPSFSLLGVLWRRFRSTLNSFPMHSSVLIFQQLSAANTTLHLYLIPDDKSVKQAIEKQEMNWNSKLIPKPSPFSPLFFGCIYQVTSTNSVVITPEARLPFCYKSPKEEQLFVEIYIRKMAEEITFSMIDTRDDSVVWRASLRSGDINLPACVSKTLSGTAFLKKHKTKLCVRMRQLPSILLHLRDANVINSDEEEEVQSQVTSQRRNKVLLELVEKKGLEAQGQLYQILQMKDPYLVADLDKYS, encoded by the exons ATGGCTGAAAGAGAGACCATGGCGGAGCAGCAGCCTGCGGCTGACAGCCCCGACAAATTCTCCATTGTCATTAAGACTTTGTTTGGCAAAACGTTTGCAGTACCAGTGTCTCTGGATGACAGTGTGGGGGAGGTTAAGGACAAGCTGATCGCACAGGACTCCTCCCTGAGCCACGAAAGAGGAAGGCTGATCTACCACAGCAGAGATATGGAGGACAACCTGACCCTGCGACACTATGAAATCACACCCATGTCCTCTTTGTACTATATTCAAAGAC TGCGAGGTGGCAGTGGACCTGTCAAATACCAATCTTTAG ccacagaCTTATCCCCAAGGAAGCTGGTGGCAGACCCTCACAAATCTCTGACAGACGAGGCCTCAGGGAGTGGACAG GAGTGCTATCACCTGCTGGACTTGGACCCACCACTGCAGACAAAATGCTTGTGCCGCAGGGGGGAG GTTCCTCCAGAAGTGACGCCGGAGATAACCCAAGACTTGAAGCGCCGCACCGTGTACCG AGCTCACCTCCCTGGTGCAGGCATCTTCCAGTGCTCCATCACAGGCCTCAGCTTCGAGGTGAAGTCGGCAGTGACCATCACCTACAGATATGCCACCTGGACCAGGCACCTGAGCAAGGCTGACCAGGAAACGTGGTCACCTGCTGGACCCCTCTTCCACATCGAGGTGCAGCCTGGGGTCGTGCTGTCGGTGCATCTCCCCCACTTCATCTGCCTGTCAG ctcttgGCGAACTGCTCCAGCCTGAGCCCTTTCCACAACGTGTAGTCCCTCAGGGACCGGCTTTCCCACGGAGTGACAGGCATCTTTGGGGGCATGCATCTGGTGCGGCGTGGACTTTCCCATGGAGTCGCAAACATCTTTGGGGGCATCAGACTGCTCCAATGCAGTTTCGTGCCTGGGCTTCAG AAGATGTAAATACCAGCCTGTTCTGCATCGCCCATTTTAAATCTGGGACGATGATCCTGGAGAGACTGAGTGGACTGATGTGTTTCTCTGCTGCCCTGGAGAATCCCAGCTTCTCACTGCTTGGGGTGCTTTGGAGGAGGTTTCGTTCAACCTTAAATTCATTCCCTATGCACTCCTCGGTGCTGATCTTCCAGCAGCTCAGTGCTGCAAATACAACTCTTCACCTCTACCTGATCCCAGATGACAAGTCTGTGAAGCAG GCCattgaaaaacaagaaatgaatTGGAATTCAAAGCTTATTCCCAAGCCTTCTCCGTTCAGCCCTCTGTTCTTTGGCTGCATTTACCAGGTGACCAGTACAAATTCCGTGGTGATAACGCCTGAA GCACGCTTGCCATTTTGCTACAAGAGTCCAAAGGAAGAGCAGCTCTTTGTCGAGATCTACATCAGGAAGATGGCAGAGGAAATTACGTTCTCTATGATAGACACACGCGATGACTCCGTGGTCTGGAGGGCATCACTGAGATCAG GTGATATTAATCTTCCTGCCTGTGTCTCCAAGACCTTGTCAG GCACAGCCTTCCTGAAGAAGCACAAGACCAAGCTTTGTGTCCGGATGAGGCAGCTCCCAAGCATTCTGCTACACTTACGGGATGCAAACGTCATCAACAGCGATGAAGAAGAGGAGGTGCAAAGTCAAGTTACGAGTCAAAGGAGGAACAAAGTTTTGCTGGAGCTAGTTGAGAAGAAAGGGCTGGAGGCCCAGGGACAGCTCTACCAGATCCTCCAGATGAAAGACCCATACCTCGTCGCAGACCTGGACAAGTACAGCTAG
- the LOC142037470 gene encoding caspase recruitment domain-containing protein 8-like isoform X3: protein MAERETMAEQQPAADSPDKFSIVIKTLFGKTFAVPVSLDDSVGEVKDKLIAQDSSLSHERGRLIYHSRDMEDNLTLRHYEITPMSSLYYIQRPTDLSPRKLVADPHKSLTDEASGSGQECYHLLDLDPPLQTKCLCRRGEVPPEVTPEITQDLKRRTVYRAHLPGAGIFQCSITGLSFEVKSAVTITYRYATWTRHLSKADQETWSPAGPLFHIEVQPGVVLSVHLPHFICLSALGELLQPEPFPQRVVPQGPAFPRSDRHLWGHASGAAWTFPWSRKHLWGHQTAPMQFRAWASEDVNTSLFCIAHFKSGTMILERLSGLMCFSAALENPSFSLLGVLWRRFRSTLNSFPMHSSVLIFQQLSAANTTLHLYLIPDDKSVKQAIEKQEMNWNSKLIPKPSPFSPLFFGCIYQVTSTNSVVITPEARLPFCYKSPKEEQLFVEIYIRKMAEEITFSMIDTRDDSVVWRASLRSGDINLPACVSKTLSGTAFLKKHKTKLCVRMRQLPSILLHLRDANVINSDEEEEVQSQVTSQRRNKVLLELVEKKGLEAQGQLYQILQMKDPYLVADLDKYS from the exons ATGGCTGAAAGAGAGACCATGGCGGAGCAGCAGCCTGCGGCTGACAGCCCCGACAAATTCTCCATTGTCATTAAGACTTTGTTTGGCAAAACGTTTGCAGTACCAGTGTCTCTGGATGACAGTGTGGGGGAGGTTAAGGACAAGCTGATCGCACAGGACTCCTCCCTGAGCCACGAAAGAGGAAGGCTGATCTACCACAGCAGAGATATGGAGGACAACCTGACCCTGCGACACTATGAAATCACACCCATGTCCTCTTTGTACTATATTCAAAGAC ccacagaCTTATCCCCAAGGAAGCTGGTGGCAGACCCTCACAAATCTCTGACAGACGAGGCCTCAGGGAGTGGACAG GAGTGCTATCACCTGCTGGACTTGGACCCACCACTGCAGACAAAATGCTTGTGCCGCAGGGGGGAG GTTCCTCCAGAAGTGACGCCGGAGATAACCCAAGACTTGAAGCGCCGCACCGTGTACCG AGCTCACCTCCCTGGTGCAGGCATCTTCCAGTGCTCCATCACAGGCCTCAGCTTCGAGGTGAAGTCGGCAGTGACCATCACCTACAGATATGCCACCTGGACCAGGCACCTGAGCAAGGCTGACCAGGAAACGTGGTCACCTGCTGGACCCCTCTTCCACATCGAGGTGCAGCCTGGGGTCGTGCTGTCGGTGCATCTCCCCCACTTCATCTGCCTGTCAG ctcttgGCGAACTGCTCCAGCCTGAGCCCTTTCCACAACGTGTAGTCCCTCAGGGACCGGCTTTCCCACGGAGTGACAGGCATCTTTGGGGGCATGCATCTGGTGCGGCGTGGACTTTCCCATGGAGTCGCAAACATCTTTGGGGGCATCAGACTGCTCCAATGCAGTTTCGTGCCTGGGCTTCAG AAGATGTAAATACCAGCCTGTTCTGCATCGCCCATTTTAAATCTGGGACGATGATCCTGGAGAGACTGAGTGGACTGATGTGTTTCTCTGCTGCCCTGGAGAATCCCAGCTTCTCACTGCTTGGGGTGCTTTGGAGGAGGTTTCGTTCAACCTTAAATTCATTCCCTATGCACTCCTCGGTGCTGATCTTCCAGCAGCTCAGTGCTGCAAATACAACTCTTCACCTCTACCTGATCCCAGATGACAAGTCTGTGAAGCAG GCCattgaaaaacaagaaatgaatTGGAATTCAAAGCTTATTCCCAAGCCTTCTCCGTTCAGCCCTCTGTTCTTTGGCTGCATTTACCAGGTGACCAGTACAAATTCCGTGGTGATAACGCCTGAA GCACGCTTGCCATTTTGCTACAAGAGTCCAAAGGAAGAGCAGCTCTTTGTCGAGATCTACATCAGGAAGATGGCAGAGGAAATTACGTTCTCTATGATAGACACACGCGATGACTCCGTGGTCTGGAGGGCATCACTGAGATCAG GTGATATTAATCTTCCTGCCTGTGTCTCCAAGACCTTGTCAG GCACAGCCTTCCTGAAGAAGCACAAGACCAAGCTTTGTGTCCGGATGAGGCAGCTCCCAAGCATTCTGCTACACTTACGGGATGCAAACGTCATCAACAGCGATGAAGAAGAGGAGGTGCAAAGTCAAGTTACGAGTCAAAGGAGGAACAAAGTTTTGCTGGAGCTAGTTGAGAAGAAAGGGCTGGAGGCCCAGGGACAGCTCTACCAGATCCTCCAGATGAAAGACCCATACCTCGTCGCAGACCTGGACAAGTACAGCTAG
- the LOC142037470 gene encoding caspase recruitment domain-containing protein 8-like isoform X5 produces MVVSVFLPQLVEENVEVAVDVGARGATDLSPRKLVADPHKSLTDEASGSGQECYHLLDLDPPLQTKCLCRRGEVPPEVTPEITQDLKRRTVYRAHLPGAGIFQCSITGLSFEVKSAVTITYRYATWTRHLSKADQETWSPAGPLFHIEVQPGVVLSVHLPHFICLSALGELLQPEPFPQRVVPQGPAFPRSDRHLWGHASGAAWTFPWSRKHLWGHQTAPMQFRAWASEDVNTSLFCIAHFKSGTMILERLSGLMCFSAALENPSFSLLGVLWRRFRSTLNSFPMHSSVLIFQQLSAANTTLHLYLIPDDKSVKQAIEKQEMNWNSKLIPKPSPFSPLFFGCIYQVTSTNSVVITPEARLPFCYKSPKEEQLFVEIYIRKMAEEITFSMIDTRDDSVVWRASLRSGDINLPACVSKTLSGTAFLKKHKTKLCVRMRQLPSILLHLRDANVINSDEEEEVQSQVTSQRRNKVLLELVEKKGLEAQGQLYQILQMKDPYLVADLDKYS; encoded by the exons ATGGTGGTGAGCGTGTTCCTGCCACAACTCGTGGAGGAGAACGTGGAAGTTGCGGTAGATGTGGGAGCACGCGGTG ccacagaCTTATCCCCAAGGAAGCTGGTGGCAGACCCTCACAAATCTCTGACAGACGAGGCCTCAGGGAGTGGACAG GAGTGCTATCACCTGCTGGACTTGGACCCACCACTGCAGACAAAATGCTTGTGCCGCAGGGGGGAG GTTCCTCCAGAAGTGACGCCGGAGATAACCCAAGACTTGAAGCGCCGCACCGTGTACCG AGCTCACCTCCCTGGTGCAGGCATCTTCCAGTGCTCCATCACAGGCCTCAGCTTCGAGGTGAAGTCGGCAGTGACCATCACCTACAGATATGCCACCTGGACCAGGCACCTGAGCAAGGCTGACCAGGAAACGTGGTCACCTGCTGGACCCCTCTTCCACATCGAGGTGCAGCCTGGGGTCGTGCTGTCGGTGCATCTCCCCCACTTCATCTGCCTGTCAG ctcttgGCGAACTGCTCCAGCCTGAGCCCTTTCCACAACGTGTAGTCCCTCAGGGACCGGCTTTCCCACGGAGTGACAGGCATCTTTGGGGGCATGCATCTGGTGCGGCGTGGACTTTCCCATGGAGTCGCAAACATCTTTGGGGGCATCAGACTGCTCCAATGCAGTTTCGTGCCTGGGCTTCAG AAGATGTAAATACCAGCCTGTTCTGCATCGCCCATTTTAAATCTGGGACGATGATCCTGGAGAGACTGAGTGGACTGATGTGTTTCTCTGCTGCCCTGGAGAATCCCAGCTTCTCACTGCTTGGGGTGCTTTGGAGGAGGTTTCGTTCAACCTTAAATTCATTCCCTATGCACTCCTCGGTGCTGATCTTCCAGCAGCTCAGTGCTGCAAATACAACTCTTCACCTCTACCTGATCCCAGATGACAAGTCTGTGAAGCAG GCCattgaaaaacaagaaatgaatTGGAATTCAAAGCTTATTCCCAAGCCTTCTCCGTTCAGCCCTCTGTTCTTTGGCTGCATTTACCAGGTGACCAGTACAAATTCCGTGGTGATAACGCCTGAA GCACGCTTGCCATTTTGCTACAAGAGTCCAAAGGAAGAGCAGCTCTTTGTCGAGATCTACATCAGGAAGATGGCAGAGGAAATTACGTTCTCTATGATAGACACACGCGATGACTCCGTGGTCTGGAGGGCATCACTGAGATCAG GTGATATTAATCTTCCTGCCTGTGTCTCCAAGACCTTGTCAG GCACAGCCTTCCTGAAGAAGCACAAGACCAAGCTTTGTGTCCGGATGAGGCAGCTCCCAAGCATTCTGCTACACTTACGGGATGCAAACGTCATCAACAGCGATGAAGAAGAGGAGGTGCAAAGTCAAGTTACGAGTCAAAGGAGGAACAAAGTTTTGCTGGAGCTAGTTGAGAAGAAAGGGCTGGAGGCCCAGGGACAGCTCTACCAGATCCTCCAGATGAAAGACCCATACCTCGTCGCAGACCTGGACAAGTACAGCTAG
- the LOC142037470 gene encoding caspase recruitment domain-containing protein 8-like isoform X1, whose product MRGLVQLMESGRLGEGCSGMASSPKHEAKMTVCSSCSSHRLIPKEAGGRPSQISDRRGLREWTGVLSPAGLGPTTADKMLVPQGGGTRIEGVTEPQTWPVLVSDPRTGLLPVSDFSGLFTDEGDAFLGTRQQLLIHCCYLQGSELPCQAELCFTVNPSPPPASTTQCATPHISGKLATLMLQVPPEVTPEITQDLKRRTVYRAHLPGAGIFQCSITGLSFEVKSAVTITYRYATWTRHLSKADQETWSPAGPLFHIEVQPGVVLSVHLPHFICLSALGELLQPEPFPQRVVPQGPAFPRSDRHLWGHASGAAWTFPWSRKHLWGHQTAPMQFRAWASEDVNTSLFCIAHFKSGTMILERLSGLMCFSAALENPSFSLLGVLWRRFRSTLNSFPMHSSVLIFQQLSAANTTLHLYLIPDDKSVKQAIEKQEMNWNSKLIPKPSPFSPLFFGCIYQVTSTNSVVITPEARLPFCYKSPKEEQLFVEIYIRKMAEEITFSMIDTRDDSVVWRASLRSGDINLPACVSKTLSGTAFLKKHKTKLCVRMRQLPSILLHLRDANVINSDEEEEVQSQVTSQRRNKVLLELVEKKGLEAQGQLYQILQMKDPYLVADLDKYS is encoded by the exons ATGAGGGGACTGGTGCAGCTAATGGAATCAGGAAGGTTGGGTGAAGGCTGCTCCGGGATGGCTTCTTCTCCCAAACATGAGGCAAAAATGACAGTGTGTTCctcttgttccagccacagaCTTATCCCCAAGGAAGCTGGTGGCAGACCCTCACAAATCTCTGACAGACGAGGCCTCAGGGAGTGGACAG GAGTGCTATCACCTGCTGGACTTGGACCCACCACTGCAGACAAAATGCTTGTGCCGCAGGGGGGAG GTACCCGCATTGAAGGGGTCACTGAGCCTCAGACATGGCCAGTGCTTGTTTCGGATCCCAGAACAGGGTTGTTGCCAGTCAGTGATTTTTCTGGTCTCTTCACTGATGAGGGTGATGCCTTTCTGGgcaccaggcagcagctgctgatcCACTGCTGCTACTTGCAAGGCTCCGAGCTCCCATGCCAAGCTGAATTGTGCTTCACTGTAAATCCCAGCCCGCCTCCTGCAAGCACCACCCAGTGTGCAACACCCCATATCAGTGGCAAACTGGCCACGCTCATGTTGCAGGTTCCTCCAGAAGTGACGCCGGAGATAACCCAAGACTTGAAGCGCCGCACCGTGTACCG AGCTCACCTCCCTGGTGCAGGCATCTTCCAGTGCTCCATCACAGGCCTCAGCTTCGAGGTGAAGTCGGCAGTGACCATCACCTACAGATATGCCACCTGGACCAGGCACCTGAGCAAGGCTGACCAGGAAACGTGGTCACCTGCTGGACCCCTCTTCCACATCGAGGTGCAGCCTGGGGTCGTGCTGTCGGTGCATCTCCCCCACTTCATCTGCCTGTCAG ctcttgGCGAACTGCTCCAGCCTGAGCCCTTTCCACAACGTGTAGTCCCTCAGGGACCGGCTTTCCCACGGAGTGACAGGCATCTTTGGGGGCATGCATCTGGTGCGGCGTGGACTTTCCCATGGAGTCGCAAACATCTTTGGGGGCATCAGACTGCTCCAATGCAGTTTCGTGCCTGGGCTTCAG AAGATGTAAATACCAGCCTGTTCTGCATCGCCCATTTTAAATCTGGGACGATGATCCTGGAGAGACTGAGTGGACTGATGTGTTTCTCTGCTGCCCTGGAGAATCCCAGCTTCTCACTGCTTGGGGTGCTTTGGAGGAGGTTTCGTTCAACCTTAAATTCATTCCCTATGCACTCCTCGGTGCTGATCTTCCAGCAGCTCAGTGCTGCAAATACAACTCTTCACCTCTACCTGATCCCAGATGACAAGTCTGTGAAGCAG GCCattgaaaaacaagaaatgaatTGGAATTCAAAGCTTATTCCCAAGCCTTCTCCGTTCAGCCCTCTGTTCTTTGGCTGCATTTACCAGGTGACCAGTACAAATTCCGTGGTGATAACGCCTGAA GCACGCTTGCCATTTTGCTACAAGAGTCCAAAGGAAGAGCAGCTCTTTGTCGAGATCTACATCAGGAAGATGGCAGAGGAAATTACGTTCTCTATGATAGACACACGCGATGACTCCGTGGTCTGGAGGGCATCACTGAGATCAG GTGATATTAATCTTCCTGCCTGTGTCTCCAAGACCTTGTCAG GCACAGCCTTCCTGAAGAAGCACAAGACCAAGCTTTGTGTCCGGATGAGGCAGCTCCCAAGCATTCTGCTACACTTACGGGATGCAAACGTCATCAACAGCGATGAAGAAGAGGAGGTGCAAAGTCAAGTTACGAGTCAAAGGAGGAACAAAGTTTTGCTGGAGCTAGTTGAGAAGAAAGGGCTGGAGGCCCAGGGACAGCTCTACCAGATCCTCCAGATGAAAGACCCATACCTCGTCGCAGACCTGGACAAGTACAGCTAG
- the LOC142037470 gene encoding caspase recruitment domain-containing protein 8-like isoform X4 has protein sequence MRGLVQLMESGRLGEGCSGMASSPKHEAKMTVCSSCSSHRLIPKEAGGRPSQISDRRGLREWTGVLSPAGLGPTTADKMLVPQGGGTRIEGVTEPQTWPVLVSDPRTGLLPVSDFSGLFTDEGDAFLGTRQQLLIHCCYLQGSELPCQAELCFTVNPSPPPASTTQCATPHISGKLATLMLQVPPEVTPEITQDLKRRTVYRAHLPGAGIFQCSITGLSFEVKSAVTITYRYATWTRHLSKADQETWSPAGPLFHIEVQPGVVLSVHLPHFICLSALGELLQPEPFPQRVVPQGPAFPRSDRHLWGHASGAAWTFPWSRKHLWGHQTAPMQFRAWASEDVNTSLFCIAHFKSGTMILERLSGLMCFSAALENPSFSLLGVLWRRFRSTLNSFPMHSSVLIFQQLSAANTTLHLYLIPDDKSVKQARLPFCYKSPKEEQLFVEIYIRKMAEEITFSMIDTRDDSVVWRASLRSGDINLPACVSKTLSGTAFLKKHKTKLCVRMRQLPSILLHLRDANVINSDEEEEVQSQVTSQRRNKVLLELVEKKGLEAQGQLYQILQMKDPYLVADLDKYS, from the exons ATGAGGGGACTGGTGCAGCTAATGGAATCAGGAAGGTTGGGTGAAGGCTGCTCCGGGATGGCTTCTTCTCCCAAACATGAGGCAAAAATGACAGTGTGTTCctcttgttccagccacagaCTTATCCCCAAGGAAGCTGGTGGCAGACCCTCACAAATCTCTGACAGACGAGGCCTCAGGGAGTGGACAG GAGTGCTATCACCTGCTGGACTTGGACCCACCACTGCAGACAAAATGCTTGTGCCGCAGGGGGGAG GTACCCGCATTGAAGGGGTCACTGAGCCTCAGACATGGCCAGTGCTTGTTTCGGATCCCAGAACAGGGTTGTTGCCAGTCAGTGATTTTTCTGGTCTCTTCACTGATGAGGGTGATGCCTTTCTGGgcaccaggcagcagctgctgatcCACTGCTGCTACTTGCAAGGCTCCGAGCTCCCATGCCAAGCTGAATTGTGCTTCACTGTAAATCCCAGCCCGCCTCCTGCAAGCACCACCCAGTGTGCAACACCCCATATCAGTGGCAAACTGGCCACGCTCATGTTGCAGGTTCCTCCAGAAGTGACGCCGGAGATAACCCAAGACTTGAAGCGCCGCACCGTGTACCG AGCTCACCTCCCTGGTGCAGGCATCTTCCAGTGCTCCATCACAGGCCTCAGCTTCGAGGTGAAGTCGGCAGTGACCATCACCTACAGATATGCCACCTGGACCAGGCACCTGAGCAAGGCTGACCAGGAAACGTGGTCACCTGCTGGACCCCTCTTCCACATCGAGGTGCAGCCTGGGGTCGTGCTGTCGGTGCATCTCCCCCACTTCATCTGCCTGTCAG ctcttgGCGAACTGCTCCAGCCTGAGCCCTTTCCACAACGTGTAGTCCCTCAGGGACCGGCTTTCCCACGGAGTGACAGGCATCTTTGGGGGCATGCATCTGGTGCGGCGTGGACTTTCCCATGGAGTCGCAAACATCTTTGGGGGCATCAGACTGCTCCAATGCAGTTTCGTGCCTGGGCTTCAG AAGATGTAAATACCAGCCTGTTCTGCATCGCCCATTTTAAATCTGGGACGATGATCCTGGAGAGACTGAGTGGACTGATGTGTTTCTCTGCTGCCCTGGAGAATCCCAGCTTCTCACTGCTTGGGGTGCTTTGGAGGAGGTTTCGTTCAACCTTAAATTCATTCCCTATGCACTCCTCGGTGCTGATCTTCCAGCAGCTCAGTGCTGCAAATACAACTCTTCACCTCTACCTGATCCCAGATGACAAGTCTGTGAAGCAG GCACGCTTGCCATTTTGCTACAAGAGTCCAAAGGAAGAGCAGCTCTTTGTCGAGATCTACATCAGGAAGATGGCAGAGGAAATTACGTTCTCTATGATAGACACACGCGATGACTCCGTGGTCTGGAGGGCATCACTGAGATCAG GTGATATTAATCTTCCTGCCTGTGTCTCCAAGACCTTGTCAG GCACAGCCTTCCTGAAGAAGCACAAGACCAAGCTTTGTGTCCGGATGAGGCAGCTCCCAAGCATTCTGCTACACTTACGGGATGCAAACGTCATCAACAGCGATGAAGAAGAGGAGGTGCAAAGTCAAGTTACGAGTCAAAGGAGGAACAAAGTTTTGCTGGAGCTAGTTGAGAAGAAAGGGCTGGAGGCCCAGGGACAGCTCTACCAGATCCTCCAGATGAAAGACCCATACCTCGTCGCAGACCTGGACAAGTACAGCTAG